Proteins encoded within one genomic window of Gammaproteobacteria bacterium:
- a CDS encoding AraC family transcriptional regulator — MKHAWRWMMPLWLASTLVLAGPQAEPADESADGKAMDQQVQGLKDEVLDLNRELFMLEEELLFPANTQVAVFVSMDVGEYFALDSVQLALDGKPVSKYLYTERETRALNRGGVHRLYLGNLKAGGHELVAIFTGQGTHERDYRRGATLKFEKGIGAKFVELAISDRASKMQPEFMVREWE, encoded by the coding sequence ATGAAACACGCATGGCGCTGGATGATGCCGTTGTGGCTGGCGAGCACGCTGGTCCTTGCCGGGCCGCAGGCGGAGCCGGCCGATGAATCCGCGGATGGCAAGGCCATGGACCAGCAGGTGCAGGGGCTCAAGGACGAGGTGCTGGACCTCAACCGGGAGCTCTTCATGCTGGAAGAGGAGCTGCTGTTCCCGGCCAACACCCAGGTGGCGGTATTTGTTTCCATGGACGTGGGCGAGTACTTCGCCCTGGATTCGGTGCAGCTGGCTCTGGACGGCAAGCCGGTCAGCAAGTACCTGTACACGGAGCGCGAGACCCGCGCGCTCAACCGCGGCGGGGTGCACCGGCTCTACCTCGGCAACCTCAAGGCCGGCGGCCACGAACTGGTGGCGATCTTCACCGGGCAGGGCACCCACGAGCGCGACTACCGCCGTGGCGCCACGCTGAAGTTCGAGAAGGGCATCGGCGCCAAGTTCGTCGAGCTGGCGATCTCCGACCGCGCCAGCAAGATGCAGCCCGAGTTCATGGTCCGCGAGTGGGAATGA
- a CDS encoding tetratricopeptide repeat protein, with the protein MTLPALGLSIAVAAGLWPFSGGSNADATIGSLRRQPPQLDLRVSVPDGSARAREEYQQFLALPGTPGDMRAESMRRLADLYLAAGEEAEAAGGATGGSEDFTRAIALYQQYLQEFPRRGGADEVLYSLSRAQEGVGDPAAALATLDRLVREYPRSTLAAEAEFRRGERLFVLRDYAAAESAFAAVVGAGDAGAFYEQALYKQGWSQFKLGQYEECLEPFLAVLGRRLAGVTGQSDQQALDGLGKAERELVEDTLRAMSLSVSQLDGMSGIDALLDRHGGVPFADVIYGGLGDLYLSQERYGDAAGAYRRFVEREPTHPRAPYLQARVIDAYAAGKFPGKVLEAKAQYVELYGLDSAYWANSAPASRPVVVQHLKESLADLASHDHQRAQQTHAADAYQKAAGWYRRYLAYFPDDPESPQRNFLLAEILFEGGDHDAATVEYQRTAYAYGNHPQAAEAGYAGLLAAREHEKALDGAAREAWHQAYIDGQLKFAATFPEHPQAAAVQTSAAEDLYRRGELARAVAVAGEVVTRTPPADPQLEQVAWTVLAHGQFDLGRYADAERAYLRLRQIGGGDAAGRAQVEERIAASVYKQAEAAKAAGDHAAAVAGFLRVAEAAPAASSVPDALYDASALLVADQQWSQAVDVLQRFRREFPQHRFNADVTQKLAVALDAAGRGQEAAGEFEAIAATASLGAEVHREALWRAAELYRQSGQRAAEQRVYEQLVARFPQPLPEAQEARSRLAGLAGDAGDTAARRRWLGAIIAADAAAGAQRTDHSRYLAAHAALELAAPLRDAFLEARLTVPLPKSLKAKKQRLELALAAYGKAADYAVADVTTAATFETAELYYALGRAVLESEKPASLGAEEREEYQLLLEEQAFPFEEKAIELHGLNAERSADGLYDEWVRRSFARLATLSPARYARSERTEAYVAALD; encoded by the coding sequence ATGACGCTGCCAGCGCTGGGCCTGTCCATCGCCGTGGCCGCAGGCCTGTGGCCGTTCTCCGGCGGCAGCAATGCCGATGCCACCATCGGCAGCCTGCGGCGGCAGCCGCCACAGCTCGACCTGCGCGTCAGCGTGCCCGATGGCAGCGCGCGCGCGAGAGAGGAGTACCAGCAGTTCCTGGCGCTGCCCGGCACGCCGGGCGACATGCGCGCGGAATCCATGCGCCGGCTGGCCGACCTGTACCTGGCCGCCGGCGAGGAAGCCGAGGCAGCCGGTGGTGCGACCGGCGGCAGCGAGGACTTCACCCGCGCCATTGCCCTGTACCAGCAGTACCTGCAGGAGTTTCCGCGACGTGGTGGTGCCGACGAGGTGCTGTACTCGCTGTCGCGCGCGCAGGAAGGCGTGGGTGATCCGGCTGCCGCGCTGGCGACGCTCGACCGGCTGGTGCGGGAATATCCGCGCAGTACCCTGGCCGCCGAGGCCGAGTTCCGCCGTGGCGAACGGCTGTTCGTGCTGCGCGACTATGCAGCTGCCGAATCCGCCTTCGCCGCCGTGGTCGGCGCCGGTGACGCCGGCGCCTTCTACGAACAGGCGCTGTACAAGCAGGGCTGGTCGCAGTTCAAGCTCGGGCAGTACGAGGAGTGCCTGGAGCCGTTCCTCGCCGTGCTCGGGCGCCGCCTGGCCGGCGTCACCGGGCAAAGCGACCAGCAGGCGCTGGACGGGCTCGGCAAGGCCGAGCGCGAGCTCGTCGAGGACACGCTGCGGGCCATGAGCCTGTCGGTCTCGCAGCTCGACGGCATGTCGGGTATCGATGCGCTGCTCGACCGCCACGGCGGCGTGCCCTTCGCGGATGTCATCTACGGCGGCCTCGGTGACCTCTACCTGTCACAGGAGCGCTATGGCGATGCCGCGGGGGCCTATCGCCGTTTCGTCGAGCGCGAGCCGACGCACCCGCGGGCGCCCTACCTGCAGGCGCGGGTCATCGACGCCTATGCGGCCGGCAAGTTCCCGGGCAAGGTGCTGGAGGCCAAGGCGCAGTATGTCGAGCTCTACGGGCTGGACAGCGCCTACTGGGCCAATAGCGCACCCGCCTCGCGGCCGGTGGTGGTGCAGCATCTGAAAGAGAGCCTGGCCGACCTCGCCAGCCATGACCACCAGCGCGCGCAGCAGACCCACGCAGCGGACGCCTACCAGAAGGCAGCCGGCTGGTATCGTCGCTATCTCGCCTACTTCCCGGATGATCCCGAGTCCCCGCAGCGCAATTTCCTGCTGGCGGAGATCCTCTTCGAAGGTGGCGATCACGATGCGGCCACCGTGGAATACCAGCGCACGGCCTATGCCTACGGCAACCACCCGCAGGCGGCGGAAGCCGGTTATGCCGGCCTGCTGGCGGCGCGCGAGCACGAGAAGGCACTCGACGGCGCGGCGCGCGAAGCCTGGCACCAGGCCTATATCGACGGCCAGCTGAAGTTCGCCGCCACGTTCCCGGAGCACCCGCAGGCCGCTGCCGTGCAGACCAGTGCCGCGGAGGATCTCTACCGGCGCGGCGAGCTGGCGCGTGCCGTTGCGGTGGCCGGCGAGGTGGTGACGCGCACGCCGCCGGCCGATCCGCAGCTCGAGCAGGTGGCCTGGACGGTGCTGGCCCATGGCCAGTTCGACCTGGGCCGCTACGCCGATGCCGAGCGCGCCTACCTGCGCCTGCGCCAGATCGGCGGCGGCGACGCCGCCGGGCGTGCCCAGGTGGAGGAGCGCATCGCCGCATCGGTGTACAAGCAGGCCGAGGCAGCGAAGGCGGCGGGAGACCACGCCGCGGCGGTAGCCGGCTTCCTGCGCGTGGCCGAGGCGGCCCCTGCCGCCAGCAGCGTGCCCGATGCGTTGTATGACGCATCCGCATTGCTGGTCGCCGACCAGCAGTGGTCGCAGGCGGTGGATGTCCTGCAGCGGTTTCGCCGCGAGTTCCCCCAGCACCGCTTCAACGCCGATGTCACGCAGAAGCTGGCCGTGGCGCTGGATGCCGCCGGGCGCGGCCAGGAGGCGGCGGGCGAATTCGAGGCCATTGCCGCCACCGCCAGCCTCGGTGCCGAGGTGCATCGCGAGGCCCTGTGGCGCGCGGCGGAACTCTACCGGCAGTCCGGGCAACGGGCCGCCGAGCAGCGGGTCTACGAGCAGCTGGTGGCGCGCTTCCCGCAGCCGCTGCCCGAGGCGCAGGAGGCGCGCTCCCGCCTGGCCGGGCTGGCAGGCGATGCCGGCGATACGGCCGCCCGCCGCCGCTGGCTGGGCGCGATCATCGCGGCGGATGCGGCAGCCGGGGCGCAGCGCACCGACCACAGCCGCTACCTGGCCGCACACGCCGCGCTGGAGCTGGCCGCGCCGCTGCGCGATGCATTCCTCGAAGCGCGCCTCACGGTGCCGCTGCCGAAAAGCCTGAAGGCGAAGAAGCAGCGCCTGGAACTGGCGCTGGCAGCCTACGGCAAGGCGGCGGACTACGCCGTCGCCGACGTCACCACCGCGGCGACCTTCGAGACCGCGGAGCTCTACTACGCGCTCGGCCGCGCCGTGCTCGAATCGGAGAAGCCGGCCAGCCTCGGCGCCGAGGAGCGCGAGGAATACCAGCTGCTGCTGGAGGAGCAGGCCTTCCCGTTCGAGGAGAAGGCCATCGAACTGCACGGGCTGAACGCCGAGCGCAGTGCCGATGGCCTGTACGACGAGTGGGTCCGCCGCAGCTTCGCGCGGCTGGCGACCCTGAGCCCGGCGCGGTATGCGCGCAGCGAGAGGACCGAGGCCTATGTCGCCGCACTGGACTGA
- a CDS encoding DUF3570 domain-containing protein, translated as MERNLDVERAGGRCPPNQASIGERLRRAAAARPAAALAILLCASLGVRAGVLPEDRADVLYHYYDGGGVQIDGPSILVRKSAGQDLSFNANYYVDTVSSASIDVVTQASPYSEERKETTLGMDYLRGDTTLSAAWTRSDESDYQATTWNLGLSQEVFGGLTTVSMGYGRGADDVGKRDSDFSQPADHWRYRLGLSQILTRNLIASIDYESVADEGFLNNPYRRVRYADGSSATGYSYQDEVYPRTRDSNAVALRLRYFLPYRAAVSAGYRYYDDSWGIGASTYEVGYTHPWRRWTFDVGYRYYTQEAADFYSDLFPYADAQNFLARDKELSTFGSQALRFAVGYEVPIHFTRMLDKGSVNLVYDHFMYSYDDFRDIRGSGATPGSEPLYSFSAGVLQLFFSLWF; from the coding sequence ATGGAAAGGAACCTCGACGTGGAACGGGCCGGAGGCCGCTGCCCTCCGAACCAGGCGAGTATCGGGGAGCGGCTGCGGAGGGCTGCGGCCGCAAGGCCCGCCGCTGCGCTCGCCATCCTCCTCTGCGCGAGCCTCGGTGTCCGCGCAGGCGTCCTCCCCGAGGACCGCGCCGACGTCCTCTACCACTACTACGACGGCGGCGGCGTGCAGATCGACGGCCCCTCCATCCTGGTCCGCAAGAGCGCCGGCCAGGACCTCTCCTTCAACGCCAACTACTACGTCGACACCGTCAGCAGCGCCTCCATCGATGTCGTCACCCAGGCCAGCCCCTACAGCGAGGAGCGCAAGGAAACGACACTCGGCATGGACTACCTGCGCGGCGACACCACCCTGAGCGCCGCCTGGACCCGCAGCGATGAAAGCGACTACCAGGCCACCACCTGGAACCTCGGCCTCAGCCAGGAAGTCTTCGGCGGCCTCACCACCGTCTCCATGGGCTACGGGCGCGGCGCCGACGACGTCGGCAAGCGCGACTCGGACTTCAGCCAGCCCGCCGACCACTGGCGCTACCGCCTCGGCCTCTCGCAGATCCTCACCCGCAACCTGATCGCCAGCATCGACTACGAGTCGGTGGCGGACGAGGGCTTCCTCAACAACCCCTACCGGCGCGTGCGCTACGCCGACGGCAGCAGCGCCACCGGCTACAGCTACCAGGACGAGGTCTACCCCCGGACGCGCGACAGCAACGCTGTCGCGCTGCGCCTGCGCTACTTCCTGCCCTACCGCGCGGCGGTGTCGGCCGGATACCGCTACTACGACGACAGCTGGGGCATCGGTGCCTCCACCTACGAAGTGGGCTACACCCACCCCTGGCGGCGCTGGACCTTCGATGTCGGCTACCGCTACTACACGCAGGAGGCTGCGGACTTCTACAGCGACCTGTTTCCCTACGCCGACGCGCAGAACTTCCTGGCGCGGGACAAGGAGCTCAGCACTTTCGGCAGCCAGGCACTGCGCTTCGCGGTGGGCTACGAGGTGCCGATCCACTTCACCCGGATGCTGGACAAGGGGTCGGTGAACCTGGTCTACGACCACTTCATGTACAGCTACGACGATTTCCGCGACATCCGCGGCAGCGGCGCCACCCCGGGCAGCGAGCCACTGTACAGCTTCTCCGCCGGCGTGCTGCAGCTGTTCTTCTCGCTCTGGTTCTGA
- a CDS encoding FAD:protein FMN transferase, translating into MLIPDRSFAIFAAILALGCSAAAHAAWYADSQDKMGTRIDVEIWHESEPEARALIAAAMAEFDRIEAEMSTFRPDSEISRVNARAADGPVPVSAELYGLVARSLEMSVLSQGAFDITFDSVGQLYDYRRRIKPTDAEIAARLPEINYRHVVLDPAAHSIRFTMPGTRINLGGIAKGYSVERVIARLRAAGVQHALATAGGDTRLLGDHHGAPWIVGIRDPDDVSKLVTRLALVDEAISTSGDYERYFIEGGKRIHHIIDPRTGKSASGVRSVTIVGPDAVMTEGLTKTVFIKGPDQGLAIVASVLGYEAVVVDDQRRVRYSKGLASGSGKR; encoded by the coding sequence ATGCTGATCCCCGACCGGTCCTTCGCGATTTTCGCTGCCATCCTCGCCCTCGGCTGCAGCGCGGCGGCGCACGCCGCCTGGTATGCCGACAGCCAGGACAAGATGGGCACGCGCATCGATGTCGAGATCTGGCACGAGAGCGAGCCCGAGGCGCGTGCACTGATTGCCGCGGCCATGGCCGAGTTCGACCGCATCGAGGCGGAGATGAGCACCTTCCGGCCGGACTCGGAGATCTCCCGCGTCAATGCCCGCGCCGCGGATGGCCCGGTGCCGGTGAGCGCCGAGCTCTACGGGCTGGTGGCACGCTCGCTGGAGATGTCGGTACTCTCGCAGGGTGCCTTCGACATCACCTTCGACAGCGTCGGCCAGCTCTACGACTACCGCCGCCGCATCAAGCCGACGGATGCCGAGATCGCCGCGCGCCTGCCGGAGATCAACTACCGCCATGTGGTGCTCGATCCGGCCGCTCACAGCATCCGCTTCACCATGCCCGGCACCCGCATCAATCTCGGCGGCATCGCCAAGGGCTACTCGGTGGAACGGGTCATCGCCCGGCTGCGCGCCGCCGGTGTGCAGCACGCGCTGGCGACCGCCGGCGGCGACACGCGCCTGCTGGGTGATCACCACGGCGCGCCGTGGATCGTCGGTATCCGCGATCCGGACGATGTCAGCAAGCTGGTGACGCGCCTGGCGCTGGTCGACGAGGCGATCTCGACCTCGGGTGACTACGAGCGCTACTTCATCGAAGGGGGCAAGCGCATCCACCACATCATCGATCCGCGTACCGGCAAGTCGGCCAGCGGCGTGCGCAGCGTGACCATCGTCGGCCCCGATGCGGTGATGACCGAGGGGCTGACGAAGACGGTCTTCATCAAGGGCCCGGACCAGGGCCTCGCCATCGTCGCCTCGGTGCTTGGCTACGAAGCGGTGGTCGTCGACGACCAGCGCCGGGTGCGCTACTCGAAGGGCCTCGCCTCGGGCAGCGGCAAGCGCTAG
- a CDS encoding DUF4266 domain-containing protein produces MTPRVLVLALLAMAATGCGIQPWVKPYERDRLADPIMSWDRNPVSAAYTHHVLEAREAARGATGSSGGGCGCN; encoded by the coding sequence ATGACACCGCGCGTCCTCGTCCTCGCCCTGCTCGCCATGGCCGCAACCGGCTGTGGCATCCAGCCCTGGGTCAAGCCCTACGAGCGTGACCGCCTCGCCGATCCCATCATGAGCTGGGACCGCAACCCCGTCTCCGCCGCCTACACGCACCACGTGCTCGAGGCGCGCGAAGCCGCCCGCGGCGCCACCGGCAGCAGCGGCGGCGGCTGCGGCTGCAACTAG
- a CDS encoding tetratricopeptide repeat protein: MSPHWTEPRLPRWLLALLVAGIGACSGPAQREEPATTAQADPVAASRYAGALAVLAAGDDAQAQPLLQALVLEYPDYSGPMVNLALLHSRRGEPGPATALLERAVTTCTDCAAAWNALGVLQRQQGRFADAEQSYLKALAADAGYANAAFNLGVLYDLYLQRPELAMEQYLRFRQLLADDPAAGDVDKWIADLQRRTRGVQRAVQAEATPP, from the coding sequence ATGTCGCCGCACTGGACTGAACCGCGCCTGCCGCGATGGCTGCTGGCGCTGCTGGTGGCCGGCATCGGCGCCTGCAGCGGCCCGGCACAGCGCGAGGAGCCGGCGACGACGGCACAGGCCGACCCCGTGGCGGCGTCACGCTACGCCGGGGCGCTGGCGGTGCTCGCGGCGGGTGACGATGCGCAGGCCCAGCCGCTGCTGCAGGCGCTGGTGCTGGAGTATCCCGACTATTCCGGGCCGATGGTCAACCTCGCCCTGCTCCACAGCCGGCGCGGCGAGCCCGGGCCGGCGACCGCCCTGCTGGAGCGTGCGGTGACGACCTGCACGGACTGCGCTGCCGCCTGGAATGCGCTCGGCGTCCTGCAGCGCCAGCAGGGGCGCTTCGCCGATGCCGAGCAGTCCTACCTCAAGGCGCTGGCGGCCGATGCCGGCTATGCCAATGCCGCCTTCAACCTCGGCGTGCTCTACGACCTCTACCTGCAGCGCCCCGAGCTGGCGATGGAGCAATACCTGCGTTTCCGCCAGCTGCTGGCCGACGATCCGGCCGCAGGCGATGTCGACAAGTGGATTGCCGACCTCCAGCGGCGCACGCGGGGCGTGCAGCGCGCGGTGCAGGCGGAGGCGACCCCGCCATGA
- a CDS encoding outer membrane beta-barrel domain-containing protein yields MESRIRVFLLRAALLGIAAAAAGGCASRSLDREAEADQARPVIDPQVERRDVSRPRVDTEDFELGGYVGFLSVEDFGSNTVYGARLAYHITEGLFAEATWGTSDAGKTSYEILSGSSAPLLTDDERQFQYYDVSLGYNLLPGEVFIGRNHAFNSALYLLVGAGNTRFAGDDYFTFTYGAGYRVLALDWLALHFTVRDHMFDIDITGEDKSTHNIEFTLGATVFF; encoded by the coding sequence ATGGAAAGCAGGATTCGCGTTTTTCTTCTGAGGGCCGCGCTGCTGGGCATCGCCGCGGCGGCTGCCGGCGGCTGCGCCAGCCGCTCGCTGGACCGCGAGGCCGAGGCCGACCAGGCGCGCCCGGTGATCGACCCGCAGGTCGAGCGCCGTGATGTCAGCCGTCCCAGGGTCGACACCGAGGACTTCGAGCTCGGTGGCTATGTCGGCTTCCTCAGCGTCGAGGACTTCGGCAGCAACACCGTGTACGGGGCGCGGCTGGCCTACCACATCACCGAGGGACTGTTCGCCGAAGCCACCTGGGGCACGAGCGATGCCGGCAAGACCAGCTACGAGATCCTCTCCGGCAGCAGCGCGCCCCTGCTCACCGACGACGAGCGCCAGTTCCAGTACTACGACGTTTCGCTCGGCTACAACCTGCTCCCGGGCGAGGTGTTCATCGGCCGCAACCACGCCTTCAACAGCGCGCTCTACCTGCTGGTCGGCGCCGGCAACACCCGCTTCGCCGGCGACGACTACTTCACCTTCACCTACGGTGCCGGCTACCGGGTGCTGGCCCTCGACTGGCTGGCGCTGCATTTCACCGTCCGCGACCACATGTTCGACATCGACATCACCGGCGAGGACAAGTCCACGCACAACATCGAGTTCACCCTGGGCGCCACGGTGTTCTTCTGA
- a CDS encoding SH3 domain-containing protein translates to MPTRILIALLAALVLVAPAYAKPATLEVVVAEPYLEMHTGPGRGYPVFHVADRGSKIEVLKRRTDWFKVRTDRGVTGWVRDEQLAQTLRESGEPLVITDPGWDDFASRRWETSLSLGDFDGASSISLTGAWRMSANLSVELLAAQLSGEYSDGWMAGLRLVHTPFPDWRISPYLLLGTGVLSISPRASLVSTEDRTDQYGQAGLGLRAYLTRRFMFRAEYTGDIVFTSRDDNEEVEEWKAGFAFFF, encoded by the coding sequence ATGCCAACCAGGATCCTCATCGCCCTGCTGGCCGCGCTTGTCCTGGTGGCACCCGCTTATGCAAAGCCCGCGACCCTCGAGGTGGTGGTGGCGGAGCCCTACCTGGAGATGCACACCGGGCCGGGGCGCGGCTACCCGGTATTCCACGTGGCTGATCGCGGCTCGAAGATCGAGGTGCTGAAGCGGCGCACCGACTGGTTCAAGGTGCGCACCGACCGCGGCGTCACCGGCTGGGTGCGTGACGAGCAGCTGGCGCAGACCCTCCGGGAGAGCGGAGAGCCGCTGGTCATCACCGACCCGGGCTGGGACGACTTCGCCAGCCGCCGCTGGGAGACCTCCCTCAGCCTCGGGGATTTCGACGGCGCCAGCTCCATCTCCCTGACCGGTGCCTGGCGCATGTCGGCCAACCTCTCGGTGGAGCTGCTGGCCGCCCAGCTGAGCGGCGAATACTCCGATGGCTGGATGGCCGGGCTGCGGCTGGTGCACACGCCGTTCCCCGACTGGCGGATCTCTCCCTACCTGCTGCTCGGCACCGGCGTGCTCAGCATCAGCCCGCGCGCCAGCCTGGTGAGCACGGAGGACCGCACCGACCAGTACGGCCAGGCCGGGCTGGGCCTGCGCGCCTACCTGACCAGGCGCTTCATGTTCCGCGCCGAGTACACGGGCGACATCGTCTTCACCAGCCGCGACGACAACGAGGAAGTGGAAGAATGGAAAGCAGGATTCGCGTTTTTCTTCTGA
- a CDS encoding TlpA family protein disulfide reductase produces the protein MPAALAALLLVLPLAAPAAPATAPAPDFSLPARAGGDVSLASLRGQVVLVNFWATWCGPCRKEMPLLEQIYQRYRGLGFTLLAVNVEEDSAGADRWLKDTPVTFPVLFDRDNHVSKLYQVTAMPSTVIIDRKGQVRFIHYGYTPGTEDQYQDQVRSLIREKS, from the coding sequence ATGCCCGCCGCGCTCGCCGCGCTGCTGCTGGTGCTGCCGCTGGCGGCGCCCGCCGCGCCCGCCACCGCGCCGGCGCCCGACTTCAGCCTGCCGGCCCGTGCCGGTGGCGATGTTTCCCTCGCCAGCCTCAGGGGCCAGGTCGTGCTGGTGAACTTCTGGGCTACCTGGTGCGGCCCCTGCCGCAAGGAGATGCCGCTGCTCGAGCAGATCTACCAGCGCTACAGGGGCCTCGGCTTCACGCTGCTCGCCGTCAACGTCGAGGAAGACAGCGCCGGCGCCGACCGCTGGCTCAAGGACACGCCGGTGACCTTCCCCGTCCTCTTCGACCGCGACAACCACGTCAGCAAGCTCTATCAGGTCACCGCCATGCCCAGCACCGTCATCATCGACCGCAAGGGTCAGGTCCGCTTCATCCACTACGGCTACACGCCCGGCACCGAGGACCAGTACCAGGACCAGGTCCGCAGCCTCATCCGGGAGAAGTCATGA
- a CDS encoding TlpA family protein disulfide reductase → MAPQDRSTEMLHARARGRRLALAVATLCGAMLLVHAAREARGSEPVPTAAPDFALKSTGGQNLRLSEYRSEVVALAFVASWCGSCRDSLADLRQLQETLGPQGLSVIAVSFDEPSVATAMAAGAFPVLLDPDGEAGRLYDVGRLPALVLVDRAGMLRASHRDGKPVAEAELAREIRGLLAE, encoded by the coding sequence ATGGCACCGCAGGACCGTTCCACCGAGATGCTCCACGCGCGCGCGCGCGGCCGGCGGCTGGCGCTGGCCGTGGCGACCCTGTGCGGTGCGATGCTGCTGGTCCACGCCGCACGCGAGGCCCGGGGCAGCGAGCCGGTGCCGACGGCGGCACCGGACTTCGCGCTGAAGAGCACGGGCGGGCAGAACCTGCGGCTCTCGGAGTATCGCAGCGAGGTCGTGGCGCTGGCCTTCGTGGCGAGCTGGTGCGGCAGCTGCCGCGACAGCCTGGCTGACCTGAGGCAGTTGCAGGAAACGCTGGGTCCGCAGGGGCTCAGCGTCATCGCCGTCAGCTTCGACGAACCGTCGGTGGCCACTGCCATGGCCGCCGGCGCCTTCCCCGTGCTGCTCGATCCGGACGGCGAGGCCGGCCGCCTCTATGACGTCGGCCGTCTGCCCGCGCTGGTGCTGGTGGACCGTGCCGGGATGCTGCGTGCCTCGCACCGCGACGGCAAGCCGGTGGCCGAGGCGGAACTGGCGCGGGAAATCCGCGGGCTGCTCGCCGAGTAG